The proteins below come from a single Drosophila suzukii chromosome X, CBGP_Dsuzu_IsoJpt1.0, whole genome shotgun sequence genomic window:
- the LOC108005458 gene encoding UNC93-like protein, whose product MTGFTNAGFENDEPVKPKAGFEPDTASLREKVVLNPAEKWRILKNISIISIAFMVQFTAFQGTANLQSSINAKDGLGTVSLSAIYAALVVSCIFLPTLIIRKLTVKWTLVCSMLCYAPYIAFQLFPRFYTLVPAGILVGMGAAPMWASKATYLTQVGQVYAKITEQAVDAIIVRFFGFFFLAWQSAELWGNLISSLVLSSGAHGGSSSSNTTISDEDLQYCGANFCTTGSGGHGNLERPPEDEIFEISMIYLSCIVAAVCIIAFFLDPLKRYGEKRKGSNSAAELSGLQLLSATFRQMKKPNLQLLIPITVFIGMEQAFIGADFTQAYVACALGVNKIGFVMICFGVVNALCSILFGSVMKYIGRTPIIVLGAVVHFTLITVELFWRPNPDNPIIFYAMSGLWGVGDAVWQTQINGLYGLLFRRNKEAAFSNYRLWESAGFVIAYAYATTLCTQMKLYILLAVLTLGCIGYVIVEILYRKKQRKVKKQERLEAAEKEKEAAAAAAAAAALAAAEAGPGGVEETDDELDDLEEDIVVTRL is encoded by the exons ATGACTGGTTTCACGAACGCCGGCTTCGAGAACGATGAGCCCGTCAAG CCAAAAGCTGGTTTCGAGCCCGACACCGCCTCGCTGCGAGAGAAAGTTGTGCTGAATCCGGCCGAGAAATGGCGCATCTTAAAGAATATCTCGATCATCTCGATCGCCTTCATGGTGCAGTTTACAGCGTTTCAG GGTACGGCCAATCTGCAATCCTCCATAAACGCTAAGGATGGTCTGGGCACAGTCTCGCTGAGTGCGATCTATGCCGCTTTGGTGGTCTCCTGCATCTTCCTGCCCACGCTGATCATCCGGAAACTGACGGTCAAGTGGACCCTGGTCTGCAGTATGCTCTGCTATGCCCCCTACATCGCCTTCCAGCTCTTCCCGCGATTCTACACCCTGGTGCCCGCCGGCATCCTGGTGGGTATGGGCGCTGCACCCATGTGGGCATCCAAAGCCACCTATTTGACGCAGGTGGGACAAGTGTATGCCAAGATCACGGAACAGGCAGTGGATGCCATTATCGTGCGGTTCTTCGGCTTCTTCTTCCTGGCCTGGCAATCCGCTGAGCTCTGGGGCAATCTCATCTCCAGCTTGG TCCTCTCAAGCGGCGCCCAtggcggcagcagcagctcgaacACCACCATCAGCGACGAGGATCTGCAGTACTGTGGAGCCAACTTCTGCACCACCGGAAGCGGCGGTCACGGCAACCTGGAGCGTCCGCCAGAGGATGAGATCTTCGAGATCTCGATGATCTATCTGTCCTGCATTGTGGCCGCCGTTTGCATCATTGCCTTCTTCCTGGATCCCCTGAAGCGGTATGGTGAGAAGCGCAAGGGATCCAACTCGGCAGCGGAGCTGTCCGGACTGCAACTGCTGTCCGCCACCTTCCGTCAAATGAAGAAACCCAACCTGCAGCTCCTCATACCCATTACTGTATTTATTGGCATGGAGCAGGCCTTCATTGGAGCCGATTTCACCCAGGCGTATGTGGCATGTGCCCTGGGAGTAAACAAAATCGGCTTTGTGATGATCTGCTTCGGAGTGGTGAATGCCCTCTGCTCAATCCTCTTCGGTTCAGTGATGAAGTACATCGGACGCACGCCCATCATTGTGCTGGGCGCCGTCGTGCACTTCACTCTGATCACCGTTGAGTTGTTCTGGCGCCCCAATCCCGACAATCCCATCATCTTCTACGCGATGTCCGGACTCTGGGGAGTCGGCGATGCCGTTTGGCAGACGCAGATCAACGGACTGTACGGGTTGCTCTTCCGCAGGAACAAGGAGGCCGCCTTCTCCAACTACCGTCTGTGGGAGTCCGCCGGTTTTGTGATCGCCTACGCCTACGCCACCACGCTCTGCACGCAGATGAAGCTCTACATCCTGCTGGCGGTGCTCACGCTCGGCTGCATCGGCTATGTGATCGTCGAGATCCTCTACAGAAAGAAG CAACGCAAGGTCAAGAAGCAGGAGAGGTTGGAGGCTGCCGAGAAGGAGAAAGaggccgccgccgccgctgcagCCGCCGCCGCCTTGGCCGCCGCCGAGGCAGGACCTGGTGGAGTCGAGGAGACCGACGACGAGCTGGACGATCTCGAGGAGGACATTGTGGTCACGCGCCTGTAA